Part of the Phycisphaerae bacterium genome, AGATTCCGCTCCTTCTGGGGCCGGTCATCCATTCTCGCTATTTCCTCAGCAGCAACAGGCACGGTTTCGTTCCCCCTCTACTCTCTAAACGTAAAACGACATCGGTTCTGTCGCGCAACGCGAAAAATTCTTGCGTGGCCAATGGGCTCGATTTTCTGGGGGAAGGGCGCGAGCAGGGATCGTACCGATGTCACCATGGTGTCCGGAATTGCGGCGCCCGGGTCGGCTGTCCAAAGATTGGCGACCTGCCGTCTGCCGCCTCAGGACTTTGGGACCGCGATTGCTCCCCGGCTGCGAATTGGCACCGGGCGGGCGTCAGGTTTGAGAATCGAGCCATTTCACATCGCCGAGCGTGACAGATAATGGCTGGCCGTTTCGAGGTACTGTCGGATTTCGTTGAGCGCCCGCCGCGTGAGGGCGTGGATAGCGTCCTCGGTGCGGTTCATTTCGGCCGCTGTTTCCGCAACGGAATACTCCTTGAGAAACCGCAAGCGAATCAGTGTCCGATGCGCGGGCTTCAGGCGTGCCAGAGCGGTGAGGACGGCCGCGCGGGCCTCTTCGCTTTTTAGCGGTCTGCTGGGGGTGGTTCCTGTGCACGAGAAGAGCGCGGTCCAATCCCCGCTGTGATCTGAGGCGAAAGGCGCTCCGTCGACATTTCGACGAACGTCGCGGCGCTGGGCATAGCTTTTTCGCCGACAGTCGTGCAGCGTGTTTCGGGCGATTGTCTCCATCCAGGCATAGAAAGCACTCTCCGAATGGAATTGATGATCCCGTGTTCCCTCAAACGCGGCAATGAACGCATCTTGAAGAATGTCCTCCGCATCGACGTGTCGGGCTAAGGGTGGTTCCATCTGCCGGGAAATGGCCTGAAGCAAGGGTTTATGCAGACGGATTAGTAGTACTTGAATCGCATCGCCATCGCCTTCGCCGGCGCGTCGGAGAACGGACTGGTCGATGGGGGTGTGCACGCATCGCTATTCTACCCACGCCGATGATCGTGGTTCAACAGGTGGCTTCGCCCCTCCCGGACTCAGCAGGGTTTGGCGAACGTGCGGCCTACTCGAACCCGTGGACAGGTCAAGTTCAGCATTGCAGCGTTTGGTCCCTGGATGATGTCCCAGCGCAAGCCTCTATAGGGCCGAGATCCATGGCTTGTTGGTTTTGTGGATCTCTTTAGGCGCACGGTGCAGATGTGTGTGGTGAACGACTTCCACCGGATGGCATTGCCACGACAAACAGGGAAGCCGATTCGCTGGGGCCGCTGGATCGCGCGCTGCGCCCGCGTCTCGGCAAGCGTCCTGGACTCTCGACCGAGCCGACGCACAGGTCCATCGCGGCCGCCTGCCGATCCGCGACCTCCAAATGCGCGTACGGCCGACGGGTCGTACTGCAACGGTGAGAAAACTTGACATCTTCGATTCAAAGACAAGAATCTCGTTTCGCAACCCGCCACGTCCTCTGGCCGGACTTGGGTCATCAGTATGCGCATTTCCGCGAAATGGGAGGAGAGACCATGACGAGCGCAACAGCGACTGCACCGAACGCAACCAATGCCGCACGAATCAGGCTTACGAAGAACCTTATCGACGGACAATGGCGCGAGGCTGTTTCCGGGGAGACGTTTGACACGTTTAACCCCGCGACCGGGGAGGTCGTCGCCAAGCCCTGTGCCAGCGACAAGGCCGACATCGACAACGCTGTGCTGGCCGCTCGCAAGGCGCTCGAGGATGGACCATGGTCCAAGATGAGCGCTCGCGA contains:
- a CDS encoding sigma-70 family RNA polymerase sigma factor gives rise to the protein MHTPIDQSVLRRAGEGDGDAIQVLLIRLHKPLLQAISRQMEPPLARHVDAEDILQDAFIAAFEGTRDHQFHSESAFYAWMETIARNTLHDCRRKSYAQRRDVRRNVDGAPFASDHSGDWTALFSCTGTTPSRPLKSEEARAAVLTALARLKPAHRTLIRLRFLKEYSVAETAAEMNRTEDAIHALTRRALNEIRQYLETASHYLSRSAM